CTTTACACtcacaataatataaaatgaaaattaagtaATCCGAGAAGATACGTAAGTGTAGGGTAAAATAAGGGGCACTTTGCAATATTTAACTAGATgattaacagatcctaatgTTTTCCAACGCAAGAGATTATACTTCTGTTTGTTTTGCATGCGTGCAATGTTGactaattttaaataggaaattattatgtcaGAACAGGTTGTAACTGAGACATTTCAGCTTccacttttgtttttaaaacaattggGAAATTTACTTGTTTTAGGTTGAAAAATATGGAGAATTAGTTGCTTGGAGGGCTTCCGATACTTTCGAAGCCATAATAAAATCTGATATCAATAAATTGACCAGAATTGTTcactgtttttcaaaaaatccacTCGATATTAACCATGAGTTGAGATTACTGAAAATTGAAAGTAAGATTACATATAGTTTTATGCATATATAACATTGTTTATAGATGAAATATTGTTaactatctaaaaaaatatttaattcaatatagTACCTAAGTGTTTTTGTCTGTTTATTTCcttgtatattcaatataatgaTAAATCCTTTTATTTGGAGTTTTAACTTGATAAATTAGTGTAGAAAGGTAGAATGTCTTCCTAACTctaagaaattttgttaatctTCCCACGtagaacatatttttcattgttttgagGGGATAATGATGATTATTTTGGGTTTTAGCTGTCGATGTCGAAGGTTTTCCAGTTAagattaaattcgaaaaaaaatttaccaaagaaaatattttaaaatactcaTATGCTCccatttattggaaaaaatttgccGAAACAACAAAAGACTTATATGGTAAAATCAGGGACGTAAAAAAGTAAGTGTACCATCAACGATTTAAAAGCTTGGTATTGGATAATATTTTATCCACACCATATTACCAACTCGTTAAAGAATCAGATCTAACTATGGAAATTCAAGTATAATCCAATTGTAGAACTTCCTGCGGACCCTTGGGGGTGCATCTGAACCAATTTGGAAATCAATGATGTATATTTAAAGAGTTACCGTTTATTGAAGTTGTTAAAAGTCtccatttcataaatttttcactttctattacgattatacaattttttaattgactaaatgatattgaatatttcaaattacttcAAATCCAATACCTGAATTATGAATATGTTCAAATTGACAATTATACTGCAAATTTAGTGATTagttaaattaatgaaaaaagtgTTGTAATTAATTCTTAGAGCCAATTTACCATCACTGGGatttatataagaatataaataaaaaccacgttaatacactaaaaaaaatagtaaactcTACTGTTTGATGGagaatgatgatgatgattatgttatgtactaattttttttattgctggccatcatattattttaaaaaatataaattccactatatatattccaattttttgcCAATCactttctttcaataaatttaattcctgtttttgaattcatttaatttttttagtccAAAAATCACAATAGAAAGCGGAAAATCTGAGGAAAGGAAAGTCCCAATAAATGAAGTTAAACCGAttaaaaaagatggcaaaaaaTCAGATGACAAAAATACTCTAGAAGTTGGCAGCGGTGATTACAGAAGACACAAATCCGGCGAACACAGACGAGATAAAACAGTAGAAAAACACAAAACTGCTACAAACACCAAACCAGAAGTAACCACAAAAACGAAAGATGATGTAAAGCATAAAAAAAACGaagacaaacataaaaataaagaagatattAAATTAGAAAGTGAGGATCAAAAGAAGAAAGAAGCTAAAGCGACAAAGCAAACagaagaaataacaataaaagaagCTAAAGAAGATAACAAAAGAAAGGAAAAGGAAACAGATATAAAAACTGAtcacaaaagaaaagaaacaaaagttGAACAAGAAACGACAGTCACCGATGGAGTAGTATCTACAAAAGAacccaaagaaaaatataaaaaagaacatACTAAAAAATCTAAAAGCGGAATTGGAAAACTATCGAAACGCTCTAGCTCTGaaaagaaattagtgaaaagtACAGCTCTTTGTGAAGACGTAGACGATGGTTATTCACAAAAACCTAAGGATTATTTAGCAGTTAATCccaaaagtgataaaaataatgaatctcTTAACAATGCTAACACgcacattaataaaaataatagtataggaaaaaataaaactaaacctCCGAACATACTAATCTTTTCTGATAGTTTAATAGCCAAAGAAAACgtcaaagtgacattcgacaatatgttaaataaagaaaagtaAGTCGTTTACCGACATaactgataatttttcaaaaatcattgCAGTATCCTATTTTTCTTAAAAGTAAGTATAATCTGATCTAATTGTAGGTACGTCATCTATGATCTTCCAATTGATTCAAAACAAAACGTGTGGAACGATTCCACAGCTTTGGTAGTAGTATGCGGTGATATACCGCCCAATCTAACCTCACAATTActccaatattttttaaacggCGGTCAATTGCTTTGCCTGTGTAGCGATTTTCTTTACAGCGTTCTAAATACATTTACAACAGCTGAAGTAAGTTATCCGTTAAACCGGtagatatagaaaatattggGTATGccatttttgattataaaaaatgtttttttttaaacccaagctaattgatacattttcctgtcaaaaactatttgaaaataaccttgaacataacctagaaatcccggaaattgttataattgataaaatattatcgAAATAATGATGTTTTTAGGTTAGGGAGCACGAACTAGTAAGATTCAGTTACGGACAATGGAAACAAGTGAAAATGATGCATCACATTTTCTGTTATCAAGCATCTCCgacgaaaaaacaattttccaaagAATCCGATCAAAGCAGCGACAACAGTTCAAGCCCCGTGGCACCTAGAACCCCATCAGCAGTCGAGATACAAAATAACGGAAAAGATTACGTTATCCAAGTCAAAGTTCTTGGTACTGAAGAAACATGGCAAACACCAAGCTTGCTTTTGGCTACAGTGAAAGGAGGTAGTGGACGAACAGTTTTTTCTCAGGTACATTTGGAGATCAACCCCGATCAATTTGAGGATGATGAAAGTAAATTTCAAGCTTTAAAAGAAAGTAACGCAGCTCGCTTGGAGATTCTGAAAGATATTTTAACGAATCATTTGGAAATTGACTGTTCTGGCAGTAAAAATGTGGAATATACACCTGGGTACTTCTTAGGTCGACATGATGTGAGTATAAAAATATCCCctgacaatttttttactattattacATAACCTAGCTGTTAAATTAATCATTTTCCTACGTTTTCCGACTACTTGGAATTTGTAATACATCTTCAGGGTCTGGATATAGTATTAAGCGGTGGGTGGCTTAATGGCTTGATCCTAATCAACGGTGCTATTCCTTAATGGAGTCTGGAAATTGTTACAAACCTTAAACATACCGAATAACCTAGAAGGTGATACAAATGTATAGGATTATACACATATCAATATGGTCtatggatattttttaaaacaaaatgtaaatttttggaTAGTTTAATGTTTAATAGagtattaattcaaatttgattctATAATGGATACGTTTAATGGCAAAATGCTGGATTAAACTATCATAACATTATTTTATGGTAGTATGATGTAGTactaattgatttttattatccAGTTCTGCTAATTTTTCCactaaatagaaataaatctgGATAATAATCTGGATCCTTCTGTGATtagtgattttatttaaatactaacCAGGTCTTCTGGGAACGTCAGGAAGAAATGTAACCGTATGGTACAACACTGATTAAACATACTGTATACACAACTACTTTCGGTTAAGAGCACCCGAAGTCTCATTACTGGGTATATTGAatagtatatttatataatatccaTGTTCAAccaaattgtttatataatttcagaaacaacaaacaaaaaatcaaaaaagaaaaaaatatatcaaaaatattatttttttattaaaaataacttatttaaaaactgGTAAAGGTATCCATTGAAAAACAAATGCACCAAGTCTTGTATACAAAATGGACAGGTCTGTCTTTGATGT
This DNA window, taken from Diorhabda sublineata isolate icDioSubl1.1 chromosome 4, icDioSubl1.1, whole genome shotgun sequence, encodes the following:
- the LOC130442679 gene encoding biotin--protein ligase, with protein sequence MFLTLFYMYATVIQWFRLSNLKNKLNGTLNNQNALLVCDETIIYDSKKNRSFENLLFKTHDRVGCTVVPKQKINLSQWLIFPKDYRQFPIYFSKKTIKLEPPHVYILVQAVLETYVKHSADMIQVEKYGELVAWRASDTFEAIIKSDINKLTRIVHCFSKNPLDINHELRLLKIETVDVEGFPVKIKFEKKFTKENILKYSYAPIYWKKFAETTKDLYGKIRDVKNPKITIESGKSEERKVPINEVKPIKKDGKKSDDKNTLEVGSGDYRRHKSGEHRRDKTVEKHKTATNTKPEVTTKTKDDVKHKKNEDKHKNKEDIKLESEDQKKKEAKATKQTEEITIKEAKEDNKRKEKETDIKTDHKRKETKVEQETTVTDGVVSTKEPKEKYKKEHTKKSKSGIGKLSKRSSSEKKLVKSTALCEDVDDGYSQKPKDYLAVNPKSDKNNESLNNANTHINKNNSIGKNKTKPPNILIFSDSLIAKENVKVTFDNMLNKEKYVIYDLPIDSKQNVWNDSTALVVVCGDIPPNLTSQLLQYFLNGGQLLCLCSDFLYSVLNTFTTAEVREHELVRFSYGQWKQVKMMHHIFCYQASPTKKQFSKESDQSSDNSSSPVAPRTPSAVEIQNNGKDYVIQVKVLGTEETWQTPSLLLATVKGGSGRTVFSQVHLEINPDQFEDDESKFQALKESNAARLEILKDILTNHLEIDCSGSKNVEYTPGYFLGRHDLKLKLLTDCEEIQDMKMDCRKISLLFCGKDENPPNPTSNFMPVFIHTCPSNFSTVTYFESLTTDQIGRLVIYSNVMTSSQLLLDKTLTHGIAVIPRQQTSGTGRSNNQWISPEGSANFSLQLHVPTKSPLGRALPLIQHLTMVAIVSAVKKRSEFDLDIGIKWPNDLYAYGNVKIGGLIVSSVITDTTAIVNIGCGVNLDNSNPTTCINDIIKKINTDERTSLKTIPYEVYFADVFNELERIYNIVQSGNIDYFFDLYYKYWLHSDSEVSVASTSGQSMKMKIVGIDEFGFLKVQSPEGDVSTIHPDGNTFDMLEGLISRKTF